One window from the genome of Rhizobium sp. CIAT894 encodes:
- the ugpC gene encoding sn-glycerol-3-phosphate ABC transporter ATP-binding protein UgpC: MSQVRLDQVTKSFGSVAVIPPLDLVIADKEFVVLVGPSGCGKTTTLRMIAGLEQATSGEIRIGERDVTTLRPGLRNCSMVFQNYALYPHMTVAENIGYGMKVRGTPKEDINAAVANAARILNLGAYLNRKPSALSGGQRQRVAIGRAIVRQPDVFLFDEPLSNLDAKLRIEMRTEIKLLHRRLQTTIVYVTHDQVEAMTMADRVVVMNQGRIEQAADPITLYESPKNLFVAAFIGAPSMNFVEGRLEADGGGVVFRADGDVAITVPARMVKHLSAGIGQAVVLGIRPEHTMTADPAFPTIRVHVADIEPLGPHTLAIGKAGASAFTAQIHAASRVRPEDMIDVPIDPEKMHFFLKSTGEALRLD; the protein is encoded by the coding sequence ATGTCGCAGGTGCGTTTGGATCAGGTCACCAAGTCTTTTGGCAGCGTAGCGGTCATTCCTCCGCTCGATCTGGTGATTGCCGACAAGGAATTCGTGGTTCTCGTCGGGCCTTCCGGCTGCGGTAAGACAACCACGCTGCGGATGATTGCGGGGCTAGAACAGGCGACATCCGGAGAAATCCGCATCGGCGAGCGGGACGTTACGACGTTGCGTCCAGGTCTGCGCAATTGCTCGATGGTGTTTCAGAATTATGCGCTCTATCCACATATGACAGTTGCCGAAAACATCGGCTACGGCATGAAGGTGCGTGGAACGCCAAAGGAGGACATCAATGCCGCAGTTGCGAATGCCGCACGCATTCTCAATCTCGGTGCCTATCTCAACCGCAAACCGAGCGCGCTTTCGGGCGGTCAACGTCAGCGCGTCGCCATCGGCCGGGCCATCGTGCGTCAGCCGGATGTCTTTCTGTTCGACGAGCCTCTGTCCAATCTGGACGCCAAGCTGCGTATCGAGATGCGCACCGAGATCAAACTGCTGCATCGTCGTCTGCAGACGACAATAGTCTATGTCACTCATGACCAGGTGGAAGCGATGACCATGGCCGATCGCGTCGTGGTCATGAACCAGGGACGCATCGAGCAGGCGGCCGATCCGATCACGCTGTATGAGTCTCCCAAAAATCTCTTCGTCGCGGCCTTCATCGGCGCCCCCAGTATGAATTTTGTCGAAGGGAGGCTGGAGGCTGACGGCGGCGGCGTTGTTTTCCGGGCGGACGGCGATGTAGCCATTACCGTTCCCGCGCGCATGGTGAAGCATCTCTCGGCGGGTATTGGCCAGGCAGTCGTTCTCGGTATTCGGCCGGAGCATACGATGACTGCGGACCCGGCCTTTCCGACGATTCGCGTGCACGTCGCGGACATCGAACCTCTCGGCCCTCACACACTTGCCATCGGGAAAGCTGGTGCGAGTGCCTTTACCGCTCAGATCCACGCCGCATCCCGGGTCAGGCCCGAAGACATGATCGATGTCCCGATTGATCCGGAAAAGATGCATTTCTTCCTGAAAAGCACCGGCGAGGCATTAAGGCTAGACTGA
- a CDS encoding sugar-binding domain-containing protein yields MSDTEEALMVRAAWFYYVGGLNQEQTATRLGVTRARVNKMLSEARDSGLVSISIDHQRVGMLPVEDLLRERFRLDFCISTPAFGFKEAKDVEIEVRKQIAFRAVGVAAANHLKSLLSESESVTIGTGWGRTIEQMTLQLAGVRAPHARFISIMGSLTANSAYNPFEVVHALARRTGGEGFFLPVPFIADTIEDRMVLLSQRSVVKALEIARSAAVCFISAGELTETSLLRRQGMISRAELESLRRCGAVGDTNGIFFDSEGKQVDHDLNRRTIALGFDELMKIPVILLIAGQEKSAAARGLLKSGVVNGLVIDGDAAEALVALG; encoded by the coding sequence ATGTCCGATACAGAAGAAGCCCTGATGGTGCGCGCCGCATGGTTTTATTATGTTGGTGGCCTCAACCAGGAGCAGACAGCCACACGGCTCGGGGTCACGCGCGCGCGTGTCAACAAAATGCTCTCGGAAGCCCGCGACAGCGGATTGGTCAGCATTTCCATCGACCATCAGCGCGTTGGCATGCTGCCGGTCGAGGACCTTCTGCGGGAGCGCTTCCGGCTTGATTTCTGCATTTCCACACCGGCCTTCGGCTTCAAGGAAGCCAAGGATGTGGAGATCGAGGTGCGAAAGCAGATCGCCTTCCGGGCGGTCGGCGTTGCCGCTGCCAACCATTTGAAATCGCTTCTATCAGAAAGCGAATCGGTGACCATCGGCACCGGATGGGGTCGCACCATCGAGCAAATGACGCTGCAGCTTGCTGGCGTTCGCGCGCCCCATGCCCGCTTCATTTCCATCATGGGGTCGCTGACCGCAAACAGCGCTTACAATCCGTTTGAGGTGGTACATGCGCTGGCACGGCGAACGGGTGGCGAGGGTTTTTTTCTGCCGGTCCCGTTCATTGCGGATACGATCGAAGACAGAATGGTCCTTTTGTCGCAACGCTCAGTCGTCAAAGCGCTGGAGATCGCCCGCTCGGCAGCGGTGTGCTTCATCAGCGCAGGTGAACTGACGGAGACCTCTCTGTTGCGCCGTCAAGGCATGATCTCGCGCGCCGAACTGGAAAGCCTCAGACGATGTGGGGCAGTCGGTGACACCAACGGAATTTTCTTCGACAGCGAAGGAAAGCAGGTTGACCACGATCTCAACAGAAGAACGATTGCCCTCGGCTTCGACGAACTGATGAAGATTCCCGTGATCCTGCTGATCGCTGGACAGGAGAAATCAGCTGCAGCAAGAGGGCTGCTGAAGAGCGGTGTCGTCAACGGGCTTGTTATCGACGGAGACGCCGCCGAGGCTCTTGTTGCCCTTGGTTAA